One genomic window of Arthrobacter sp. KBS0703 includes the following:
- a CDS encoding metalloregulator ArsR/SmtB family transcription factor — protein sequence MGDQQEKDALFDALVEAARALGNGRRAQLIDILGQGERSVDELAAEIHQTMANTSQHLQRLLRAGLACSRRSGTRIYYSLASPAVERLWRALRETAEAHSGELGDLVRAYVGDRADLSMITRDELLLRLRQGDVVVLDVRPQPEYESGHIPGALSVPFSDIKSRLREVPQGSEIVAYCRGPYCLYADEAVRLLTDEGRVATRLEEGFPEWKANGLPIEQSATARNSPPGH from the coding sequence GTGGGCGATCAGCAGGAAAAGGATGCGCTCTTCGACGCCCTCGTAGAAGCTGCCAGGGCGTTGGGGAACGGCAGGAGGGCGCAGCTGATCGATATCCTCGGGCAGGGCGAGAGGTCGGTTGACGAGCTGGCCGCCGAGATCCACCAGACTATGGCCAACACATCCCAGCATCTGCAGCGCTTGCTGCGAGCCGGCCTTGCCTGCTCCAGACGCTCGGGGACGCGGATCTACTACTCCCTTGCCAGCCCGGCAGTGGAGCGGCTATGGCGAGCACTTCGGGAGACGGCCGAGGCGCACTCGGGGGAGCTGGGCGATCTCGTCCGTGCCTACGTCGGCGATCGCGCCGACCTGAGCATGATCACGCGCGACGAACTGCTGCTGCGGCTGCGGCAGGGCGACGTTGTTGTGCTGGACGTGCGTCCGCAGCCAGAGTACGAATCCGGACATATCCCGGGTGCGCTTTCCGTACCCTTCTCGGACATTAAGTCTCGACTCCGCGAGGTTCCCCAGGGGAGCGAAATCGTCGCCTACTGCCGCGGACCATACTGCCTATATGCAGACGAAGCCGTGCGGCTGCTCACGGACGAAGGGCGCGTCGCCACCAGGCTTGAGGAGGGCTTCCCCGAGTGGAAGGCGAACGGGCTCCCGATAGAACAGTCGGCCACGGCACGGAATTCGCCGCCAGGGCACTGA
- a CDS encoding 3-keto-5-aminohexanoate cleavage protein — MATARKVIITSAVTGAIHTPSMSPHLPVSPDEIADAAIGAAEAGAAIVHMHARDPKDGRPSQDPEHFAPILDKLKRNTDAVINITTGGSPHMTVEERMQPAALFKPELASLNMGSMNFGLYPMLERFTEFGHEWEREGLEKSRDLVFKNTFQDIETILGIGNENGTRFEFECYDISHLNNLAHFHARGLAKGPLFVQSVFGLLGGIGAHPEDLMHMRRTADRLLGADYEWSILGAGKNQMPLATIGAAMGSHVRVGLEDSLWIGPGQLATSNAEQVTRIRTILEALNFEIATPDEARQMLQLKGRDKVGF; from the coding sequence ATGGCTACCGCACGCAAGGTCATCATCACCAGCGCCGTCACCGGCGCCATCCACACCCCCTCCATGTCCCCGCACCTCCCGGTCTCCCCGGACGAGATCGCTGACGCCGCGATCGGCGCCGCCGAGGCCGGAGCCGCGATTGTGCACATGCACGCCCGCGATCCCAAAGACGGCCGTCCCTCCCAGGACCCGGAACACTTCGCCCCGATCCTGGACAAGCTCAAGCGCAACACCGACGCCGTCATCAACATCACCACCGGCGGCTCACCGCACATGACGGTCGAGGAGCGAATGCAGCCTGCGGCGCTGTTCAAGCCGGAGCTGGCGTCACTCAACATGGGCTCCATGAACTTCGGGCTGTACCCGATGCTGGAACGCTTCACCGAGTTCGGCCACGAATGGGAGCGGGAAGGACTCGAAAAGAGCCGTGACCTGGTCTTCAAGAACACCTTCCAGGACATCGAGACCATCCTGGGCATCGGCAACGAGAACGGCACCCGCTTCGAGTTCGAGTGCTATGACATCTCGCACCTGAACAACCTGGCCCACTTCCACGCCCGCGGCCTCGCCAAGGGCCCCCTGTTCGTGCAGTCCGTCTTCGGCCTCCTCGGCGGGATCGGTGCGCATCCCGAAGACCTCATGCACATGCGCCGCACGGCCGACCGGCTGCTGGGCGCGGACTACGAGTGGTCCATACTGGGCGCCGGTAAGAACCAGATGCCGCTCGCTACCATCGGGGCGGCCATGGGCTCCCATGTCCGGGTAGGACTGGAAGATTCCCTGTGGATTGGCCCCGGGCAGCTGGCCACGTCCAACGCCGAGCAGGTCACCCGAATCCGGACCATCCTCGAGGCGCTCAACTTCGAGATTGCCACGCCCGACGAAGCCCGCCAGATGCTGCAGCTCAAGGGCCGCGACAAGGTGGGTTTCTGA
- a CDS encoding SDR family oxidoreductase: MDFTAKRVLVTAGANGIGLAIANKFRDLGATVFVTDIDADAVEKARVNGLAAAVSDVSDEDQVRHLMNTVREELGGLDVLVNNAGIAGPTGPVETLDTAAWKATFDVNIHGQFFCIKHALPMLRQGRDASIVNLSSAAGRLGMAGRSAYSASKWAVVGLTKTLAIELGPDQIRVNAICPGAVNGPRIDAVIAAKAQMLDRPADEVSTLYHSQSSLGRLIEAVDIANMAAFAASDMARNVNGQALAVDGNTEKLY, from the coding sequence ATGGATTTCACCGCAAAAAGGGTCCTGGTCACGGCAGGGGCCAACGGCATCGGCCTGGCCATCGCCAACAAATTCCGGGACCTTGGCGCCACCGTCTTCGTCACCGACATCGACGCCGATGCCGTTGAGAAGGCCCGCGTCAACGGGCTGGCTGCCGCTGTCAGCGACGTCTCGGACGAGGACCAGGTCCGCCACCTCATGAACACGGTCCGCGAGGAACTCGGCGGCCTGGACGTCCTGGTCAACAATGCCGGCATCGCCGGGCCAACCGGCCCGGTGGAAACGCTCGACACGGCGGCCTGGAAAGCGACGTTCGACGTCAACATCCACGGCCAGTTCTTCTGCATCAAGCACGCCCTGCCAATGCTGCGGCAGGGGAGGGATGCCTCGATCGTGAACCTCTCCTCCGCGGCAGGCCGGCTGGGCATGGCGGGGCGCAGCGCCTATTCGGCGTCGAAGTGGGCGGTCGTCGGGCTGACCAAGACCCTCGCGATCGAACTGGGCCCGGACCAGATCCGCGTCAACGCCATCTGCCCCGGCGCAGTCAACGGCCCCAGGATCGACGCCGTCATCGCTGCCAAGGCGCAGATGCTGGACCGTCCGGCGGACGAGGTGTCCACGCTGTACCACAGCCAGTCCTCGCTCGGCCGGCTGATCGAAGCGGTAGACATCGCCAACATGGCCGCATTTGCGGCCAGCGACATGGCACGCAACGTCAATGGCCAGGCCCTCGCCGTCGACGGCAACACCGAAAAACTCTACTGA
- a CDS encoding putative quinol monooxygenase, producing the protein MIVVRFLVRCQPGKAEDVMAALKDVVPPSRAMDGVISFDIGRDVTDPDVFIATEVFEDRAALDRQESLPEVARALGVFGQSLAAETEETGFQVLHT; encoded by the coding sequence ATGATCGTGGTTCGTTTTCTGGTGCGGTGCCAGCCGGGCAAGGCCGAAGACGTCATGGCTGCGTTGAAGGACGTCGTCCCGCCGAGCCGAGCCATGGACGGCGTCATTAGCTTCGACATCGGCCGTGACGTGACCGATCCGGACGTCTTTATAGCAACCGAGGTGTTCGAGGACCGCGCGGCCCTTGACCGCCAGGAGTCGCTTCCCGAGGTGGCGCGGGCACTTGGCGTTTTCGGGCAGTCGCTCGCTGCGGAAACGGAAGAGACCGGCTTCCAGGTGTTGCACACCTGA
- a CDS encoding MFS transporter, whose translation MSAVSAPTKMRTPQEINRVILRRVMPLLIGAYIMAFLDRTNIGMAKDRLEIDLGLSATAYGVGAGLFFLTYALSEIPSNLIMHKVGARFWIMRIMITWGIISAGMAFVQGEWSFYIMRMLLGVAEAGLFPGVMYFLTQWFVVRDRAKANGMFLLGVSIANIVGAPLGGLLLTMDGFAGLHGWQWMFLVEGLPACILAYVVWKKLPDRPAKATFLSPEEASDLEARIAAEEKAGAEASGNHRLRDVLKDKQILLVVGVYFTHQIAVYALSYFLPSIIGTYGKLSPIQIGLLTAIPWIFSAAGALLVPRFATDGKRSRLLVTGAMIGIIAGFAIGAIGGPVLGMIGFCLAAFNFFALQPILFTYPATRLSGAALAGGIAFVNTIGLFGGFVGPYVMGFMQEATGSKLSGLWFIVAMCTVGALLSLMLKRGTEKPQAGPAAH comes from the coding sequence ATGTCAGCTGTATCCGCACCAACGAAGATGCGCACACCGCAGGAAATCAACCGCGTGATTCTTCGCAGAGTCATGCCGCTGCTAATCGGCGCCTACATCATGGCTTTCCTGGACCGCACCAATATCGGCATGGCCAAGGACCGCCTGGAGATCGACCTCGGACTATCCGCCACCGCCTACGGGGTCGGCGCCGGCCTGTTCTTCCTGACCTACGCCCTTTCCGAGATCCCTTCCAACCTGATCATGCACAAGGTCGGCGCCCGTTTCTGGATCATGCGGATCATGATCACCTGGGGCATCATTTCGGCCGGCATGGCCTTCGTCCAGGGCGAATGGTCCTTCTATATCATGCGCATGCTGCTCGGCGTCGCCGAGGCAGGGCTCTTTCCCGGCGTGATGTACTTCCTGACGCAGTGGTTCGTGGTCAGGGACCGGGCCAAGGCCAACGGCATGTTCCTGCTGGGCGTGTCCATCGCCAACATCGTCGGCGCTCCGCTGGGCGGCCTCCTGCTGACCATGGACGGTTTCGCCGGGCTGCACGGCTGGCAGTGGATGTTCCTCGTCGAAGGCCTGCCTGCCTGCATCCTCGCCTACGTGGTCTGGAAGAAGCTCCCGGACAGGCCCGCGAAGGCCACGTTCCTCAGCCCCGAGGAAGCCTCCGACCTCGAAGCCCGCATCGCCGCCGAAGAGAAAGCCGGAGCGGAAGCCTCCGGCAACCACCGCCTCCGCGACGTGCTCAAGGACAAGCAGATCCTCCTGGTGGTGGGCGTCTACTTCACGCACCAGATCGCCGTCTACGCGCTGTCCTACTTCCTGCCCTCGATCATCGGCACCTACGGCAAGCTCAGCCCGATCCAGATCGGCCTGCTGACCGCCATCCCCTGGATCTTTTCCGCCGCCGGCGCCCTCCTGGTGCCGCGCTTCGCCACCGACGGCAAGCGCTCCCGCCTCCTGGTGACCGGCGCAATGATCGGGATCATCGCCGGATTCGCCATCGGCGCCATCGGCGGCCCGGTGCTCGGCATGATCGGCTTCTGCCTCGCAGCGTTCAACTTCTTCGCCCTCCAGCCCATCCTGTTCACCTACCCGGCCACCCGCCTCAGCGGCGCCGCCCTCGCCGGAGGCATCGCGTTCGTCAACACCATCGGCCTGTTCGGCGGCTTCGTCGGCCCGTACGTCATGGGCTTCATGCAGGAGGCCACGGGGTCCAAGCTCTCCGGCCTGTGGTTCATCGTGGCCATGTGTACGGTCGGGGCGCTCCTGTCCCTGATGCTCAAGCGCGGGACGGAGAAGCCGCAAGCCGGTCCCGCAGCGCACTGA
- a CDS encoding glycerophosphodiester phosphodiesterase family protein — translation MAAFGNSLKLGVTTLELDTHLTDDGKVIVWHDDTIQANKCADTAPATPGDPEFPYVGDRVAELSLAQIKTLNCGFTQLPGFPEQQVIPGNRIAELKDIYQLARDYDAKKVRFNVETKVEDGKSGGDGMVALTKAVVIEIYKAGMSGRTTVQSFDWSSLNLTKKIAPQLPLVALSSGDAWLEVGKPGASPNLGGIDIDTYGGSLAKAAKAQGYDVISPTFSSVTPKMITEAHQLGLPVIPWTVNTTADMERLMDLGVDGIISDYPTRLRTLMQERGLKLPKAYALNG, via the coding sequence CTGGCCGCGTTCGGCAACTCGCTCAAGCTTGGCGTGACCACCCTCGAGCTGGACACCCACCTGACCGACGACGGCAAGGTCATCGTCTGGCACGACGACACCATCCAGGCCAACAAGTGCGCCGACACTGCCCCGGCCACCCCGGGCGACCCCGAATTCCCGTACGTCGGGGACCGCGTGGCCGAGCTGTCCCTGGCCCAGATCAAGACGCTGAACTGCGGCTTCACCCAGCTGCCCGGCTTCCCGGAGCAGCAGGTCATCCCGGGCAACAGGATCGCCGAGCTCAAGGACATCTACCAGCTGGCCCGCGACTACGACGCCAAGAAGGTCCGTTTCAACGTGGAGACCAAGGTGGAGGACGGCAAGTCCGGCGGCGACGGCATGGTTGCGCTGACCAAGGCCGTGGTCATCGAGATCTACAAGGCCGGCATGTCCGGGCGCACCACCGTGCAGTCGTTCGACTGGTCCTCGCTGAACCTGACCAAGAAGATCGCCCCGCAGCTGCCCCTCGTGGCCCTCTCCAGCGGCGACGCGTGGCTCGAGGTGGGCAAGCCCGGCGCCAGCCCCAACCTCGGCGGCATCGACATCGACACCTACGGCGGATCCCTCGCCAAGGCCGCCAAGGCCCAGGGCTACGACGTCATCTCCCCCACGTTCAGCTCCGTCACGCCCAAGATGATCACCGAAGCCCACCAGCTCGGCTTGCCGGTTATCCCCTGGACGGTCAACACCACCGCGGACATGGAGCGCCTGATGGACCTCGGCGTGGACGGCATCATCAGCGACTACCCCACGCGCCTGCGCACCCTCATGCAGGAGCGCGGACTGAAGCTGCCGAAGGCTTACGCGCTGAACGGCTAG
- a CDS encoding DUF1326 domain-containing protein translates to MSWEMSGKYLANCNCQLICPCPVDNPPTGPNGECRGAAVFHIASGRLDDTDLSGVDFAFCNLFPSNLTSGNWKVGIVLGDGISDGQAQALERILHGDEGGPFADFAALYGEWLGVERGSISFSDGDAPTASVAGHTNLAFESLPGPGGGVTTVKNAMFGFAPEFLIGKGKGGSDLFGLDFEAVYGETADFTFASEMAEGGPKGRA, encoded by the coding sequence ATGTCTTGGGAAATGTCCGGAAAATATCTTGCGAACTGCAACTGCCAGTTGATCTGTCCGTGTCCCGTGGACAACCCGCCCACGGGGCCGAACGGGGAATGCCGCGGCGCGGCGGTCTTCCACATCGCCAGCGGCCGGCTCGATGACACCGATCTTTCAGGCGTCGACTTCGCCTTCTGCAACCTGTTCCCGTCCAACCTGACGTCCGGTAACTGGAAGGTCGGCATCGTCCTCGGCGACGGCATCTCCGACGGCCAGGCCCAGGCCTTGGAGCGCATTCTCCACGGCGACGAAGGCGGTCCCTTCGCCGACTTCGCCGCCCTCTACGGCGAGTGGCTCGGCGTGGAGCGCGGAAGCATCAGTTTCTCCGACGGCGACGCCCCGACGGCATCGGTGGCGGGGCACACGAACCTGGCGTTCGAATCGCTTCCGGGCCCGGGCGGGGGAGTCACCACCGTCAAAAACGCGATGTTCGGCTTCGCCCCCGAGTTCCTGATCGGCAAGGGCAAGGGCGGATCGGACCTCTTCGGCCTCGACTTTGAGGCGGTATATGGCGAGACGGCGGATTTCACCTTCGCAAGCGAGATGGCTGAAGGTGGACCCAAGGGCCGCGCATGA
- a CDS encoding serine hydrolase, with amino-acid sequence MRTRRSISASSHCVLSCVLAVGVLGGFGTPVAAAVEIPATGTPATGPAIPDRGYEAVDAYLREQMAAIGLPGAAVVVVKDGVQVHSAAFGHADDSGRPMTAQTPVLLASTTKPLTAMAVMQQVEAGRLRLDEPVRTYLPWFTLQDSRSSAITVRQLLHQTSGMASKDTAFEASDAQDPEAIEEGVRALSGSPLAGSPGEGFRYASANFNILGLLVQTVSGQPFGDYMEQHVFAPLAMAHSHTTRAAAQADNAAAGYSLWFGSFWRQTGVPAPTTGMPSSTMYSSAEDIGHELTALLDEGRYRGRAFLRPESVETLLKPEVQIDESKGYAMGWFTRPLVESVGPASGAASPPTADPPTADQALPLLLEHQGEWGNSHTYKAMVPASRLGVALVINANDTSAPSRLKAIDTNVLRILHAQPPVPAVVQEDWLQRSSWLVSLVLLLAELLSLALALAFLLRRSAARRRWVPWAGGAAALALDGFALWLCLVYAPARFDTHLAVIVRQFPDVGVALVPALGLALLWPVPRTVWLVSRMRSATPGSHRSAA; translated from the coding sequence GTGAGGACGCGCCGAAGCATTTCCGCATCGTCGCATTGCGTTCTGTCATGCGTCCTGGCGGTTGGCGTTCTCGGCGGGTTCGGCACGCCGGTAGCGGCCGCCGTCGAAATACCGGCGACCGGAACGCCGGCGACCGGACCTGCGATCCCGGACCGGGGCTATGAAGCGGTGGACGCCTACCTGCGGGAGCAGATGGCAGCCATCGGGCTTCCGGGAGCCGCCGTCGTCGTCGTGAAAGACGGCGTCCAGGTGCATTCCGCGGCGTTCGGGCACGCCGACGACTCGGGGCGGCCGATGACAGCCCAGACGCCGGTGCTGCTGGCCTCAACCACCAAGCCCCTCACCGCCATGGCCGTGATGCAACAGGTGGAGGCGGGCCGGCTGCGGCTGGACGAGCCGGTGCGGACCTACCTTCCCTGGTTCACCCTGCAGGACAGCCGCTCCTCCGCGATCACGGTGCGCCAATTACTCCACCAAACAAGCGGCATGGCGTCCAAGGACACGGCGTTCGAAGCCTCCGACGCCCAGGACCCCGAGGCCATCGAGGAAGGGGTGCGCGCCCTGTCGGGTTCCCCGCTGGCCGGATCGCCGGGTGAGGGGTTCCGGTATGCCAGCGCCAACTTCAACATTCTGGGCCTGCTGGTGCAGACGGTCTCCGGCCAGCCGTTCGGGGACTACATGGAGCAGCACGTCTTTGCGCCGCTGGCAATGGCCCACAGTCATACGACACGCGCCGCAGCGCAGGCGGACAACGCGGCCGCCGGCTATTCCCTCTGGTTCGGCTCGTTCTGGCGGCAGACCGGAGTGCCGGCGCCCACCACCGGAATGCCGTCCTCCACGATGTACTCCTCGGCCGAGGACATCGGCCACGAACTGACCGCCCTGCTGGACGAGGGACGGTACCGGGGCCGCGCATTCCTCCGGCCGGAAAGCGTGGAAACCCTGCTCAAGCCGGAGGTGCAGATTGACGAGTCCAAGGGCTACGCCATGGGCTGGTTCACCCGCCCGCTCGTGGAGTCCGTTGGCCCCGCAAGCGGGGCCGCAAGCCCGCCCACGGCAGACCCGCCCACCGCGGACCAGGCCTTGCCCCTGCTCCTGGAGCATCAGGGCGAATGGGGCAACAGCCACACTTACAAGGCCATGGTTCCGGCCTCCCGCCTCGGCGTGGCCCTCGTCATCAACGCGAACGACACGTCGGCCCCGTCACGGCTCAAGGCCATTGACACCAACGTCCTGCGGATTCTCCACGCGCAGCCGCCGGTGCCGGCCGTGGTGCAGGAGGACTGGCTCCAGCGCTCCAGCTGGCTGGTGTCGCTGGTACTGCTGCTCGCTGAACTGCTGAGCCTCGCGCTGGCCCTCGCCTTTCTTCTGCGGAGGTCCGCCGCCCGAAGGCGGTGGGTGCCGTGGGCCGGGGGCGCTGCAGCGCTCGCCCTCGACGGGTTCGCGCTGTGGCTGTGCCTGGTCTACGCCCCCGCGCGGTTCGACACCCATCTTGCCGTCATAGTCCGCCAGTTTCCCGACGTCGGAGTCGCGCTCGTCCCCGCGCTCGGGCTGGCCCTCCTCTGGCCGGTCCCGCGAACGGTTTGGCTTGTTTCCCGGATGCGCTCCGCTACTCCGGGATCGCACCGATCTGCTGCATGA
- a CDS encoding ester cyclase, with protein sequence MSDGAGLIKRFYTEVIEGGNLALIDELSTKDFVDHEEGFPGQPPGKEGVRFFVNAIRSAFPDIKAKTIEPSLAEGDMEACHVILTGTHGGEMAGIPATGKTVEFSTTDIIRVVDGKVAEHWGTTDNLRLMQQIGAIPE encoded by the coding sequence ATGTCTGACGGGGCTGGACTGATCAAGCGTTTTTACACAGAGGTAATTGAGGGCGGAAATCTAGCTCTAATTGATGAATTGTCAACGAAAGACTTTGTCGATCACGAAGAGGGTTTTCCTGGACAACCGCCCGGCAAGGAGGGCGTCCGGTTCTTCGTGAATGCGATTCGGTCAGCGTTCCCGGACATCAAAGCCAAGACCATCGAGCCATCGCTGGCGGAAGGAGACATGGAAGCGTGCCACGTGATTCTAACGGGCACTCATGGTGGGGAGATGGCCGGCATTCCGGCAACGGGCAAGACGGTCGAGTTCAGCACTACTGACATCATTCGCGTCGTGGACGGCAAGGTCGCCGAGCACTGGGGAACCACCGACAACCTGAGGCTCATGCAGCAGATCGGTGCGATCCCGGAGTAG
- a CDS encoding TM2 domain-containing protein produces MSQPGPTPPPPLASDYTTYGVPQIPAGQQYGDGQYPGQFGASQQFPAPPQKSFLTTWLLSLFLGGLGVDRFYLGKIGTGIAKLLTAGGLGVWSLVDLIITLAGKQTDKNRQPLAGYRQHKVLAIVVSAVLVVGGMVIGMVSGAVAALAIQSAATSPIISAAPVTNEPAAAANSSEAPASAEATAGEDRPLLDAQTLAGTGDDIKTVDLKGLPAVVTLTCSACKGNTVLETNGAEMLLVNTVGGYTGSHLVDTSTGSPTTEFSISADAAWTLKIEDVDTIATSAGKASGHGDKVLYWDAPGTKAAITNKGAGNFLVEGFGSEIPELAVNKIGAYSGTVQLTPGFVQVKSEGDWTITAK; encoded by the coding sequence ATGAGCCAGCCCGGCCCAACCCCGCCGCCACCGCTTGCCTCCGACTACACCACCTACGGTGTGCCTCAGATTCCCGCCGGGCAGCAGTATGGCGACGGGCAGTATCCTGGCCAGTTCGGTGCGTCACAGCAGTTCCCGGCGCCCCCGCAGAAGTCCTTCCTCACCACCTGGCTGCTCTCGCTGTTCCTGGGCGGGCTGGGTGTGGACCGTTTCTACCTGGGGAAGATCGGCACCGGCATCGCGAAGCTGCTTACGGCGGGCGGTCTCGGCGTCTGGTCGCTCGTGGACCTGATCATCACGCTGGCCGGCAAGCAGACCGACAAGAACCGGCAGCCGCTGGCGGGGTATCGGCAGCACAAGGTGCTTGCCATTGTTGTCTCGGCCGTCCTGGTGGTGGGCGGAATGGTCATCGGGATGGTCAGTGGGGCCGTGGCGGCCCTGGCCATCCAGAGCGCTGCCACCTCGCCGATCATCTCGGCTGCACCGGTTACGAATGAACCGGCGGCAGCCGCGAACTCCTCCGAGGCCCCGGCATCCGCGGAAGCAACCGCGGGGGAAGACCGTCCGTTGCTGGACGCGCAGACCCTGGCCGGCACCGGCGACGACATCAAGACCGTTGACCTCAAAGGCCTCCCGGCCGTGGTGACGCTCACTTGCAGCGCCTGCAAAGGCAACACCGTTCTGGAGACCAACGGGGCCGAAATGCTGCTGGTCAACACCGTCGGCGGCTACACCGGCTCGCACCTGGTGGACACCAGCACCGGTTCCCCGACCACCGAATTCAGCATCAGCGCCGACGCGGCGTGGACGCTGAAGATCGAGGACGTCGATACCATCGCCACGTCCGCCGGCAAGGCGAGCGGGCACGGCGACAAGGTGCTCTACTGGGACGCGCCGGGCACGAAGGCCGCCATCACCAACAAGGGCGCGGGCAACTTCCTGGTGGAAGGATTCGGCAGCGAGATCCCCGAGCTCGCCGTCAACAAGATCGGCGCCTACAGCGGCACCGTCCAGCTGACGCCCGGCTTCGTCCAGGTGAAGTCCGAGGGCGACTGGACCATCACCGCGAAGTAG
- a CDS encoding LacI family DNA-binding transcriptional regulator: MKQRSGNEAVAHRPSPVSAAAVARAAGVSAAAVSYVLNGKAGVSTETRRHIIGVANELGFRPRKSTQAADPQRTRVIGLILPNIINPMFPRWAQSIITAAADSGYDVFVATTQDDPAVLAQVTATLANRNVDGIILAAALREDSTAMRTLRSARIPYVCLSRRAEFLQSDFVGIDDDAAAALLMEHMLEHGYTDIATVIGPRFSTASLAREQAFVRAAAAAGITISGERRISTRVNNEGGQLAAERLFLSERPPRAVVCGSDELAIGVMEYALARGLRIPDDVAVAGCDGLPHSRSGLINLTSIVQPQQEMAHEAFAMLLKRIDAPTDTYSSLICPHRLHLGRTCGCNPPDT, translated from the coding sequence ATGAAACAGCGCAGCGGCAACGAAGCTGTGGCGCACCGTCCGTCCCCTGTGTCGGCGGCGGCAGTCGCGAGGGCCGCGGGTGTTTCTGCTGCGGCGGTGTCGTATGTGCTCAACGGCAAGGCCGGCGTCTCCACGGAAACCAGGCGCCACATCATCGGCGTCGCCAACGAGCTGGGCTTCAGGCCCCGTAAGTCCACCCAGGCCGCGGATCCGCAGCGGACGCGGGTCATCGGCCTGATCCTCCCGAACATCATCAACCCCATGTTCCCGCGGTGGGCCCAGAGCATCATCACAGCGGCGGCCGACTCGGGATACGACGTTTTCGTCGCCACGACCCAGGATGATCCCGCAGTCCTAGCCCAGGTGACCGCCACCCTGGCCAACCGCAACGTGGACGGGATCATCCTCGCGGCCGCGCTCAGGGAGGACTCAACTGCGATGCGCACCCTTCGCTCGGCGCGGATCCCGTACGTCTGCCTCTCCCGGCGCGCCGAGTTCCTCCAGAGCGACTTTGTGGGGATCGACGATGACGCAGCTGCGGCACTGCTGATGGAGCACATGCTGGAACACGGCTACACGGACATCGCCACGGTGATCGGACCGCGGTTTTCCACCGCCTCGCTGGCGCGGGAACAGGCGTTCGTGCGCGCCGCCGCCGCTGCCGGCATCACCATCAGCGGCGAACGCCGGATCAGCACGCGAGTCAACAATGAAGGGGGCCAGCTCGCTGCCGAGCGGCTCTTCTTATCGGAGCGGCCCCCGCGGGCGGTGGTCTGCGGGAGCGACGAGCTGGCGATCGGCGTCATGGAATATGCGTTGGCCCGGGGACTTCGAATTCCGGACGACGTCGCCGTGGCCGGGTGTGACGGTCTCCCGCACAGCAGGTCCGGCCTCATCAACCTGACCAGCATCGTCCAGCCGCAGCAGGAGATGGCCCACGAAGCCTTTGCCATGTTGCTGAAGCGGATCGATGCACCCACCGACACCTACAGTTCCCTGATCTGCCCGCACCGGCTGCACCTGGGGAGGACCTGCGGCTGCAACCCGCCTGATACCTGA
- a CDS encoding DUF2182 domain-containing protein — protein sequence MDLQRIDVRQAGLVAVLLLLAAAGWVFTADRMNGMNMGGWTDPGPLDFFLITWVVMLAAMMFPSVAPMVTAYAKIGRRRRETGRYAPRGSTALFVAGYLLAWTAFGLVAYALYEAVASLVPGGLTAEPGGRYAAAGVILAAAVYQLTPAKNVCLTKCRTPLDFILHRLRPGYGGALRMGAEHGAWCVGCCWALMVALFALGVMSVGWMALVGAFIAVEKMLPWKRLANRSVAVALAVIALSIALTPAATGGMGM from the coding sequence ATGGACCTGCAGCGGATCGACGTGCGCCAAGCCGGGCTGGTTGCCGTTCTGCTCCTCCTCGCGGCGGCGGGCTGGGTGTTCACCGCTGACCGGATGAACGGAATGAACATGGGAGGCTGGACGGATCCGGGGCCGCTGGACTTCTTCCTCATCACCTGGGTGGTGATGCTGGCCGCCATGATGTTTCCGTCGGTGGCGCCCATGGTGACGGCGTACGCGAAGATCGGCCGCCGTCGTCGGGAAACGGGGCGGTATGCGCCGCGCGGTTCCACCGCGCTTTTCGTGGCCGGCTACCTCCTGGCGTGGACGGCGTTCGGGCTTGTGGCGTACGCGCTCTATGAGGCCGTGGCTTCGCTGGTGCCGGGCGGGCTCACCGCGGAGCCCGGCGGACGCTACGCCGCGGCCGGGGTGATCCTGGCGGCGGCCGTTTACCAGCTGACCCCGGCCAAGAACGTCTGCCTCACCAAGTGCCGGACGCCCCTGGACTTCATTCTGCACCGCCTCCGGCCGGGATACGGCGGGGCGCTGCGTATGGGAGCGGAGCACGGCGCCTGGTGCGTCGGCTGCTGCTGGGCGCTTATGGTGGCGCTGTTTGCGCTGGGCGTGATGAGCGTCGGCTGGATGGCGCTGGTGGGCGCATTCATTGCTGTGGAGAAGATGCTTCCTTGGAAGCGGCTGGCCAACCGTTCGGTTGCCGTGGCGCTCGCCGTCATTGCCCTCAGTATCGCCCTCACACCGGCGGCAACGGGCGGGATGGGGATGTGA